The following nucleotide sequence is from Nocardioides eburneiflavus.
ACTGCCTCATCGAGGTGCCGGCCGACACCACCGCGATCGCCGCCGGGGAGATGGTCGCGATCCGCAGGCTCGACGAGGAGTTCTGATGGCCTCCCCCGACCAGGCCGGCGACGCCCGGCTCACCCACGTCGACGACACCGGCGCCGCGCGCATGGTCGACGTCGGCGACAAGCCCGTCACGGCCCGTACGGCGTCCGCCACCGGTCGCGTGCTCGTGAGCCCGACCGTGGTCGAGCTGCTGCGCGGCGAGGGCGTGCCCAAGGGCGACGCGCTCGCCGTGGCCCGGGTCGCCGGGATCATGGGGGCCAAGCAGACGCCCGCCCTGGTCCCGCTGTGCCACCCGCTCGCGATCTCGGGCGTGACGGTCGACCTCGAGGTCACCGACGACTCCGTCGACATCACCGCCACGGTGCGCACCACCGACCGCACCGGCGTGGAGATGGAGGCGCTGACCGCCGTCTCGGTCGCCGCGCTCACCGTCGTCGACATGGTCAAGGCCGTCGACAAGGCCGCCGTGATCACCGACATCCGGGTCGAGACCAAGACCGGCGGGCGCTCAGGGGACTGGGCACGATGAGCCTTCCCGCGGCCGTCGTCGTCGCGTCCAACCGCGCCGCGGCAGGGACGTACGCGGACGAGACCGGCCCGCTGATCGCCGACTGGCTGCGCGGGCAGGGGTTCGACTGCGGCGAGCCGGCGGTCGTGCCCGACGGTGACCCGGTCCGCGAGGCGATCGCCGCCGCCGTGGCGGCCGGGGCGCGCCTGGTCCTCACCACCGGCGGCACGGGGCTGACGCCGACCGATCGCACTCCCGAGGCGACCGCGGCGCTTCTCGACCGCGAGGTGCCCGGCATCGCCGAGGCGATCCGCGCCGCCGGGGTCACCAAGGGTGTGCCGACGGCGATGCTCTCGCGCGGCCTCGCCGGCCTCGTCGGGGACTGCCTCGTGGTCAACCTCCCCGGGTCCCGCGGTGGCGTGAAGGACGGCCTCGGTGTGCTCGAGCCGGTCGTGCGCCACGCCGTCGAGCAGGTCGTCGGGAGCGACCACTGAACGCCTTGTCCGGCGACGCGCCGGGCTGGCCCGCCCGCCTGGAGTCGGAGGGCGTCGTGGTCCGCGCGCTCCGGCGCGCCGACGCCGACGAGTGGCAGGCCGTGCGGGCGCGCAATCACGACTGGCTGCGCCCGTGGGACGCGACGGTCCCGCCGGGAGCAGCGCCACGTCCGTCGTCCTACAAGGTGGTCACCCGCTCGCTGCTGCAGCAGGCCCGGCAGGGCCTCTGCCTGCCGTTCGTGATCGAGGTCGAGGGACGCTTCTCCGGCCAGGTGACGGTGAGCAACGTCGCGCGCGGGTCGGCGCAGTGGGCGTCGATCGGCTACTGGGTGTCCGCCGACGTCGCGGGGCGCGGGGTCGCGCCCCGCGCGGTGGGAATGGTGATCGACCACTGCCTCGGCCCGGTGCGGCTGCACCGTGTGGAGATCTGCGTCCGCCCCGAGAACACCAACTCGCTGCGGGTCGTGGAGAAGCTCGGCCTCGAGCAGGTCGGGTACGCCCCGCGCTTCCTGCACATCGACGGCGCGTGGCGAGACCACCGGATCTTCGCCGTCACCGCCGAGGAAGCGCCCGAAGGGGTCCTCGCGCGGCTCTCGACACACCAGTCACACCAGTAGTTCTGCGACACACCACTTGACATCCGCCCCGGTTACGCTCCACGCTCCTACGCTTCGGACGTGGACCTGAGCGCTCTCATCTTCGTCGCCCTTGCCGTGGCGTGGGCCGTCTACCTGATCCCCAAGGCCCTCAAGCACCACGACGAGGTCGTCCGCAGCCGTTCCGTCGACAAGTTCTCCCACACCATGCGGGTCCTCGCGCGCCGCGAGCCCGTCGACCGGCGCAACGCGCGCCTCGTCGTCTCGCCGATCCGCGCCTCCCGGCGCCCGCCGGTGGAGACCAAGGCCCACGTGCAGCCCGAGCAGACCAGCGCCGTCACCGAGACGGTCAGCGCGTCCGTGACCACCACCGTGACCCGCGAGGTCACCGTGCCGGTCGCCCGTACGGCGCGCCCGTCGCCCGCGGCCGAGCGTGCCGCCGCGCGTCGGGCTGCCAGGCGCCGCCGCAACGTCCTCGCCCTCGTCCTGCTGGCCAATGCCGTCGTGATCGGCCTGGCCGCGGCGTCCGTCATCACCTGGCCGTGGGTCGCGGCGCCCGTCGCGGTGCTGGTCGCCTGGCTGGTCGCCTGCCGGGTCTCCGTGCGCGCCGAGCGCCGCCAGCGCGCCGCCCGCGCCGCGATCGAGATCGGCCTGCCGCCGCTGGTCGAGGAGGAGCGCGACGACGTCACCGGCGAGCTGCCCGTCACCCCGCCCCAGCCGCGCGTCCCGGCCGTGCCCGTGGCTCCCGAGCCGTCGGAGTCCTCCCCGGCCGCCGACCTCCCGGCGGTGGTGACCGGCGAGATCCCCGTCGTCGGCGGGTGGGACATGGTGCCGACCACGCTCCCGACCTATGTCGGCAAGCCGGCAGCAGCGCGACGTACGGTCTCCACCATCGACCTCGACTCCACCGGTGTCTGGTCCAGCGGCCGCAACGACGAGGACTCCGCCCTCGCCCGCTCCGCCGAGCAGTCCGCGCGGGCCGCCCGCGAGGCCGAGGAGACCGACCGCGAGACCCGGCGCGCCAGCGGCGCCTGAGTCCTCGCTCCTGTGCCGCCCGGCCTGCCCTCGGCGTGCCGCGTCTCCGCTGCCTGAACTTCCACGCGCACGCGTGGAAGTCCAGGGCCGGTCGCTGGTCTCCACGCTGGGGTGCCGATGAAGTTCCACTCGTACGGGTGGAAGTCCATCTGGGGCGATTGGGTGGGCCGCAGAACGCTCGTGTATCTTGGCGTCGCGCCGTGAGGCGCATGGGGCTGTGGCGCAGTTGGTAGCGCGTCTCGTTCGCAATGAGAAGGTCAGGGGTTCGAATCCCCTCAGCTCCACCACGTGTACTCGCAAGAGATCCCAGACAGCCCGGACCCATCTCAGGGTCCGGGCTGTTGCACATTGTCGGGGTGGGTCGAGCGGTCGTGCGTCGTCGTGAGGTGGGCTCGCCACCGCCAGACCGTGTCCCCACCACGCTCACATGCCCGACGACTCGTACGAGAACGCCGCCGCAGCCTCGCGGATCAGAGCCGTGGCCGTGGCCAGGGTGGGGCTGGAGCTGCGGTTGCGCGTGAGGTGGCGAAGGACGACGCGGCGCATGCCGAGGCCGGGGATGTCGAGGATGTCGACGCCCGTGGTCGGGAGGGTCTCGAGTGCGAGCGCCGGGGCCAGTGTCACCCCTTCGCCGGCGGCCACGAGCGCGAGCGCGTTCTGGTAGCTGAAGAACGTGTGCTCCGTCGACTCCGCGCCGCCGAGCTCACGACGCACGCGTCGGTTGGCCTTGGCGCTCGCGGCGGAGGCGTCCAGGCCGAGCCACGGCATCCCGAGTCGGCTCAGGTCGATGACGTCGGAGGTCAGCAGGGCCCCTGCGGGGACCACCAGCTTCCACGGCTCGTCGAGGAGCGGTACGTCGGTGGTGCCGCGTGAAGGTGGGTGGCTCTCCCCGGTGTCGAGCTCGACGGCGATCGCGTCGAGCACACCGGCC
It contains:
- the moaC gene encoding cyclic pyranopterin monophosphate synthase MoaC, with the translated sequence MASPDQAGDARLTHVDDTGAARMVDVGDKPVTARTASATGRVLVSPTVVELLRGEGVPKGDALAVARVAGIMGAKQTPALVPLCHPLAISGVTVDLEVTDDSVDITATVRTTDRTGVEMEALTAVSVAALTVVDMVKAVDKAAVITDIRVETKTGGRSGDWAR
- a CDS encoding GNAT family N-acetyltransferase, with translation MSGDAPGWPARLESEGVVVRALRRADADEWQAVRARNHDWLRPWDATVPPGAAPRPSSYKVVTRSLLQQARQGLCLPFVIEVEGRFSGQVTVSNVARGSAQWASIGYWVSADVAGRGVAPRAVGMVIDHCLGPVRLHRVEICVRPENTNSLRVVEKLGLEQVGYAPRFLHIDGAWRDHRIFAVTAEEAPEGVLARLSTHQSHQ
- a CDS encoding MogA/MoaB family molybdenum cofactor biosynthesis protein, with translation MSLPAAVVVASNRAAAGTYADETGPLIADWLRGQGFDCGEPAVVPDGDPVREAIAAAVAAGARLVLTTGGTGLTPTDRTPEATAALLDREVPGIAEAIRAAGVTKGVPTAMLSRGLAGLVGDCLVVNLPGSRGGVKDGLGVLEPVVRHAVEQVVGSDH
- a CDS encoding LysR family transcriptional regulator, whose protein sequence is MRIDPSRLRFLLAVARYGGVLAAADELEVTASAVSQQLAKLERETGYALLRRVPSGSVLTPAGLALAEAAEDVERALAVARSRLAETSEEVSGSVRIGGFQSFLATVLAPALPEWRERYPALRFGTVEAEEADLMRGLRAGVLDAIAVELDTGESHPPSRGTTDVPLLDEPWKLVVPAGALLTSDVIDLSRLGMPWLGLDASAASAKANRRVRRELGGAESTEHTFFSYQNALALVAAGEGVTLAPALALETLPTTGVDILDIPGLGMRRVVLRHLTRNRSSSPTLATATALIREAAAAFSYESSGM